One segment of Neodiprion fabricii isolate iyNeoFabr1 chromosome 1, iyNeoFabr1.1, whole genome shotgun sequence DNA contains the following:
- the LOC124181742 gene encoding transcriptional activator cubitus interruptus-like translates to MPEKEVAYHQETFSLLPPPPPPPHHHHHHSAFHAAFHPHGHPPPPFHPHHGPTAHHPAAAAAAAAAAAAWEHHAAAAAAAAAAFHAPPPHHPLSSGGATTIGGTGSPVGNNGGSGNANGGNVGGSGSGLRGEQSGSGNGDEGGNAEGRGGEGGGGDAGGGGNASSGTDFLRRSHPLSEHTLHPAYRLNYMDHLYHQLQASTHSPNASLHGLGGLGPEYLLHAAGPASTLASSEFPFSIDASSRLGSPRASASASASAIRASRKRALSSSPYSDRFDIDSMIRFSPNSLASIVNGSRSSSASGSYGHLSAAMSPALGMHPGMAPHLQQLQTHLLRSAAVAAALLPHGHHPSSHLQPPPHPPHPAHHPGHHHHPHSHTHSHAALGPPHAQLFSVPPHTTGMVAAVGTHGSLPPPKTERTTDTACRRTSAEGPGRSIAAEADTSSRRASTKVKREPVTTAASTTTAMTTTTTAPPTHPQGLSPSEDLRDEPGDFIETNCHWRGCGLEFPTQDDLVKHINNDHIHANKKSFVCGWEDCSREEKPFKAQYMLVVHMRRHTGEKPHKCTFEGCFKAYSRLENLKTHLRSHTGEKPYTCEYPGCSKAFSNASDRAKHQNRTHSNEKPYVCKAQGCTKRYTDPSSLRKHVKTVHGAEFYANKKHKGGDGGGSDEAGAGGHSPSRSEDRHPKTPSLSSPSVKSESEANSPPGMMQQGSPLIGGCTDDLGMGGGSGDGVTAIGVDEPWNEEPDDLDIADLPVALRAMVGGMESQQAPPPSRSRIKGRLSAKAMPPLSVGVTGMRLGRGAGGIGSGGGVGGGCIGGVGGGGVGAGGIGGGGGGGIGGGGGPGPQGNIGELNRRITDLKMESGARQTTFTDLQLRLQPLSEPRRDSNSTVSTYYGSMRSADFGSRRSSQASGVSAVRLGLGMGLGLGIGSNGPGSGSGNGGGGSSGIGGGGSGGAGGSFYDPISPGNSRRSSQLSTTSGRLNGPPHLQGQYSTNNLVDQTQNMSLQGPQGIPGDWMPHGHCPQPAGDRRMSEPARTHQGQRTSPLMPPRPRSAQLPELHPNQEVILDEVGEGEMVENKLVIPDEMMQYLNQVQAGGNQVSYRGSPLPICQSPICTNPSHYQRQQIPCTYNSQQHQLNCYNQGNGRQNCPNYQNMSPSSNLHPQCGSSRASQASLGGYCPPQNQLQSQPPPGYSSQSQCGSQIASPAGGQVMSPGSHYAPSHASDQPMTSPAAGALAPQHVPQNLQQNSAQMTRHCSLQGHPTTPQGFYAGGSGGGITGTGTGAYGCRNVNCAQLHRPDETCAIHPQTQSLQSHGQIPQQCAGQPRNGSTSNCPLLSPASNQSTTTVKNNTNNNHSNNRCSQIGHQGQTGHRQGVQQTNESPHHHHHHHHLPNVANPTVRNPVNQCQQMTPGHCPQAGMGAQKVRGAGVSQQNQQTQPGANVCGQMTGGGCSQQSAATVQGQTNLGCGPQSCSMHHGCQPQMSPSHFTCGCQWGYTTETCFHSHDASMPEIQCRDISQSQQGSPVKPPQGMRQDSYRRTLEYVEQCRNWSGNAQAQVHETGVSSSTHPLSLPQPLPASANMIVNDMTSSLSSLLEENRYLQMIQ, encoded by the exons attATCGAGTGGAGGAGCAACGACGATCGGTGGAACCGGTAGTCCAGTGGGAAACAACGGTGGTAGCGGTAACGCGAACGGCGGTAACGTAGGTGGAAGTGGTTCCGGTCTGAGAGGAGAACAGAGCGGAAGCGGGAACGGAGACGAAGGTGGTAACGCCGAGGGGCGAGGAGGTGAAGGTGGAGGCGGAGACGCCGGCGGCGGTGGGAACGCGAGTTCCGGTACCGACTTCCTCCGCAGAAGCCACCCCCTCTCGGAGCACACTCTCCACCCCGCGTATCGGCTCAACTACATGGACCACCTCTACCATCAGCTCCAGGCCTCCACGCACAGCCCCAACGCCTCATTACACG GGCTGGGTGGTTTAGGACCGGAGTACCTCCTGCATGCTGCCGGCCCCGCGAGCACCCTCGCCTCGTCAGAATTTCCCTTCTCTATCGATG CCTCTTCGAGACTAGGCAGTCCTAGAGCCtcagcatcagcatcagcgTCGGCGATCAGGGCGAGCAGAAAACGAGCCCTGAGCAGCTCACCGTACTCGGATAGATTCGACATCGACAGCATGATACGATTCAGCCCCAACAGCCTGGCATCCATCGTAAACGGCTCGAGAAGTAGCAGTGCGAGCGGAAGCTACGGCCATCTTTCCGCAG CCATGAGTCCGGCGCTTGGAATGCACCCGGGGATGGCACCGCATCTTCAACAACTTCAGACCCACCTTTTACGAAGTGCCGCCGTTGCAGCAGCCCTCCTCCCCCACGGCCACCACCCCTCGTCACACCTTCAACCACCACCGCACCCCCCTCACCCCGCACACCATCCGGGCCATCATCACCACCCTCATTCTCACACCCACTCACATGCCGCCCTCGGTCCACCGCATGCCCAACTATTCTCCGTACCTCCGCACACAACTGGCATGGTAGCCGCAGTTGGAACCCACGGAAGCCTACCGCCTCCAAAGACTGAG CGAACGACGGACACGGCGTGCCGAAGGACCTCGGCGGAAGGACCGGGCCGATCGATAGCCGCCGAGGCTGACACCTCGTCCAGAAGAGCCTCGACCAAAGTAAAAAGGGAACCGGTCACGACCGCGGCGAGCACGACGACAGCCATGACGACGACAACGACCGCCCCGCCAACCCATCCCCAGGGACTCAGCCCAAGCGAGGACCTGAGGGACGAACCCGGGGACTTCATAGAGACCAACTGCCACTGGAGAGGATGCGGTCTCGAATTTCCAACGCAg GATGATCTCGTCAAGCACATAAACAACGATCACATCCATGCGAATAAAAAGAGTTTTGTATGTGGTTGGGAAGATTGTTCGAGAGAAGAGAAACCGTTCAAGGCGCAGTACATGTTGGTCGTTCATATGAGGCGGCATACGGGTGAAAAACCCCACAAATGTACC TTTGAAGGCTGCTTCAAAGCATATTCAAGGCTAGAAAACCTCAAGACGCATCTGAGATCTCACACGGGTGAAAAACCTTACACCTGCGAGTACCCGGGATGCAGCAAGGCCTTCAGCAACGCCAGCGACCGAGCCAAACACCAAAATCGAACGCATTCTAACGAG AAACCGTACGTTTGCAAAGCTCAAGGCTGTACAAAGAGGTATACAGATCCGTCGTCTCTTCGGAAGCATGTGAAAACTGTTCACGGTGCAGAGTTCTACGCGAACAAGAAGCACAAGGGCGGCGACGGTGGCGGAAGTGACGAGGCTGGTGCAGGTGGACACAGTCCTAGTCGCAGCGAAGATCGACATCCAAAGACCCCGAGTTTGTCGAGTCCAAGTGTGAAGTCAGAAAGCGAGGCGAACAGTCCGCCTGGTATGATGCAACAGGGAAGTCCACTGATCGGCGGATGCACGGATGATCTTGGAATGGGAGGCGGCAGCGGAGACGGCGTGACTGCGATTGGGGTAGACGAACCGTGGAACGAGGAACCGGATGACCTCGACATCGCCGATCTTCCGGTCGCGCTCCGTGCCATG GTCGGCGGAATGGAGTCTCAACAGGCACCCCCGCCCTCGAGGAGTCGTATAAAGGGCCGACTAAGCGCGAAAGCAATGCCACCATTATCGGTCGGGGTGACGGGCATGAGGTTAGGACGAGGAGCCGGAGGAATCGGAAGCGGCGGAGGTGTCGGCGGTGGTTGTATCGGCGGTGTTGGCGGAGGTGGAGTTGGAGCTGGAGGAATAGGCGGGGGTGGCGGTGGTGGTATTGGAGGCGGTGGAGGGCCTGGACCCCAGGGTAACATCGGAGAGCTTAACAGGCGGATAACGGACCTGAAAATGGAGAGTGGAGCGAGACAAACGACCTTCACCGACCTTCAACTAAGACTGCAACCCCTTAGCGAACCTAGACGCGACAGCAACAGTACGGTTAGTACCTACTACGGAAGCATGCGCTCGGCTGACTTTGGGAGCCGGAGAAGCAGCCAAGCAAGTGGCGTCAGTGCCGTGAGACTTGGTCTCGGCATGGGCTTGGGACTCGGTATCGGTTCGAATGGACCTGGAAGCGGGAGTGGAAACGGTGGTGGGGGTAGCAGCGGAATTGGGGGAGGTGGTAGTGGTGGAGCTGGTGGAAGCTTCTACGATCCAATAAGCCCGGGGAATTCTCGGAGAAGTAGTCAGCTTAGTACAACTTCCGGTCGACTCAACGGACCACCTCATCTTCAGGGCCAGTACTCGACAAACAATTTGGTCGATCAGACGCAGAACATGTCGCTTCAg GGACCACAAGGAATCCCGGGGGACTGGATGCCTCACGGGCACTGTCCACAGCCAGCTGGTGACCGAAGAATGTCGGAACCAGCTCGTACTCATCAAGGTCAAAGAACGTCTCCTCTCATGCCACCGAGACCAAGGTCAGCCCAGCTCCCGGAACTCCATCCAAACCAGGAAGTCATTCTCGACGAAGTCGGGGAGGGTGAAATGGTGGAAAACAAACTGGTCATACCAGACGAAATGATGCAGTACCTCAATCAG GTACAAGCAGGAGGCAACCAAGTAAGCTACAGAGGGAGTCCTCTACCGATCTGCCAATCGCCAATATGCACAAACCCGTCGCACTACCAACGCCAGCAGATCCCCTGCACTTACAACAGCCAACAGCACCAGTTGAATTGTTACAACCAAGGAAACGGTAGACAAAACTGTCCAAACTACCAAAATATGTCACCATCGTCGAACCTGCACCCGCAGTGCGGTAGTTCAAGAGCGAGTCAAGCTTCGTTAGGTGGTTACTGCCCGCCGCAGAACCAGTTGCAATCCCAGCCTCCACCGGGCTACAGTTCGCAATCGCAATGCGGTTCACAAATAGCAAGTCCAGCCGGAGGTCAAGTAATGTCGCCGGGCTCTCACTACGCCCCTAGCCATGCGAGTGACCAACCAATGACTTCACCAGCCGCCGGAGCGCTCGCGCCTCAACACGTACCTCAAAACTTACAACAAAATTCGGCgcagatgacgaggcattgcAGTCTTCAGGGTCACCCAACGACACCCCAAGGATTTTACGCCGGTGGAAGTGGAGGAGGAATAACTGGAACCGGAACAGGTGCTTACGGATGTCGAAACGTCAACTGTGCGCAGTTGCATCGTCCCGACGAAACCTGTGCCATTCATCCCCAAACGCAATCCCTGCAGAGTCACGGTCAAATTCCACAGCAGTGTGCAGGTCAGCCTCGAAACGGATCGACGTCAAACTGCCCGCTACTATCGCCAGCCTCGAACCAATCGACAACAACGGTTAAGAACAACACGAATAACAATCATTCCAACAATCGGTGCAGCCAAATTGGTCACCAAGGTCAAACAGGGCATCGACAAGGCGTTCAGCAAACCAACGAATCTCCgcaccaccatcaccatcatcatcatcttccGAATGTGGCTAATCCGACGGTACGAAACCCTGTGAACCAATGCCAACAAATGACTCCCGGGCACTGTCCTCAGGCCGGCATGGGAGCCCAAAAGGTACGCGGAGCTGGGGTAAGCCAACAAAATCAGCAAACACAACCTGGTGCTAATGTCTGCGGACAGATGACCGGTGGCGGTTGTAGTCAGCAGAGTGCTGCGACGGTTCAGGGCCAGACGAACCTCGGCTGTGGTCCGCAGTCGTGCTCGATGCACCACGGTTGTCAACCGCAGATGTCGCCAAGCCATTTCACTTGCGGTTGCCAATGGGGCTACACGACGGAAACGTGCTTTCACAGCCACGATGCGAGCATGCCGGAAATTCAGTGCCGGGATATAAGCCAGTCCCAGCAGGGTTCGCCCGTGAAACCGCCCCAGGGGATGAGGCAGGACTCGTACAGACGAACCCTCGAGTATGTTGAGCAGTGCAGAAACTGGTCGGGTAATGCGCAGGCTCAGGTCCATGAGACGGGGGTTTCTAGCTCAACTCACCCCCTTTCTCTCCCCCAACCTCTGCCAGCGAGCGCTAATATGATCGTAAACGACATGACGTCCTCTCTGAGTTCTCTTCTAGAGGAGAATCGGTATCTTCAAATGATTCAATAA
- the LOC124181770 gene encoding protein germ cell-less isoform X2, giving the protein MGVYASRIASVSNIAVNSVYRTRKRKCIEEDEFDPDSEFIDRTLQTPKKRKLLTTAQYIYKTLFQEEKGSDVTVLMLGKAWRLHKVYITQSPYFASMFSGSWREANEKVISVEITDPNITLDSLGTVLGSLYLDELSLEPRDVISILATATLFQLQSLIDQCTEIMVETTNIKTVVAYHNAAACYGVPAVKRAAKRWLEVNLLGYGWLHPEFLNEITPDLMVELIISPDLVVMQTEFCIYMMLRIWLFVHLQKKEEVVQIEEFYKNHTWSEPFLITEEGRAYAAPFKSLRMKHLLLHHQDVKILYGDNLIPPEWLNTAYKEQWHHLLRIDSNKDCGPRQMSEEEFSRECFRCGRCVEKGGEHIWRWTAFHFGLDLVASLDTTTLRLKRNHRIETEHIQSNHAKHNVIVKVSLVSLDEQRQVKHIQNSGMLRLSLHKNEEKLVMSLDKQLTYPLYISVNMQVVTPFAPTEELKPQQQEEPETVLILSDT; this is encoded by the exons ATGGGCGTTTACGCGAGCAGAATAGCGTCAGTGTCAAATATTGCAGTTAATTCGGTTTATCGTACTCGTAAACGGAAATGCATCGAAGAGGACGAATTCGATCCCGATTCGGAATTCATCGACAGGACACTTCAGACTCCTAAAAA AAGAAAATTACTGACGACTGCTCAGTACATATACAAAACATTGTTCCAAGAAGAAAAAGGCAGCGACGTTACTGTTCTGATGCTAGGCAAGGCATGGAGACTGCACAAAGTGTACATAACACAG AGTCCATACTTTGCTAGCATGTTCTCTGGCTCTTGGAGAGAAGCTAATGAAAAGGTGATAAGCGTGGAAATAACCGATCCCAATATCACTTTAGACT CTCTGGGAACTGTGCTAGGCTCTCTTTACCTCGATGAGTTAAGTTTGGAGCCTAGAGATGTTATTTCAATTCTGGCAACAGCAACATTATTCCAGCTACAAAGTTTAATCGACCAATGTACAGAAATAATGGTGGAAACAACAAACATAAAAACTGTGGTAGCTTATCATAATGCGGCTGCTTGCTATGGCGTGCCAGCTGTTAAGAGGGCTGCTAAACGATGGCTCGAAGTTAATTTACTAGGATATGGCTGGTTACATCCTGagtttttgaatgaaatcaCACCCGATCTAATGGTAGAGCTAATCATTAGTCCAGATTTGGTTGTCATGCAGACCGAATTCTGCATCTACATGATGTTGAGAATATG GTTGTTCGTCcacttacaaaaaaaagaagaagtcGTACAGATAGAAGAATTTTACAAGAATCACACTTGGTCCGAACCATTTCTAATCACAGAAGAGGGCCGAGCCTACGCTGCGCCTTTTAAATCATTGAGGATGAAACATTTACTGCTTCATCATCAAgacgtgaaaatattatatggAGATAATCTGATCCCCCCAGAATGGTTAAACACGGCTTATAAGGAGCAGTGGCATCACTTGTTGAGAATTGACTCTAACAAAGACTGTGG acCAAGGCAGATGAGTGAGGAGGAATTTTCACGCGAGTGCTTCAGGTGTGGTAGGTGTGTTGAAAAAGGAGGAGAACACATCTGGCGATGGACAGCGTTCCATTTTGGATTAGATCTCGTCGCTTCTTTAGACACTACCACGCTTAGGCTGAAGCGAAATCATAGAATTGAAACTGAGCATATACAGTCCAATCACGCAAAACACAATGTCATTGTTAA GGTGTCCTTGGTGTCGTTGGATGAGCAAAGACAAGTGAAACACATTCAGAATTCGGGTATGCTTCGATTATCGCTTCACAAAAATGAAGAG aaactaGTTATGTCCCTCGACAAACAGCTGACGTATCCATTGTACATATCTGTAAACATGCAGGTAGTGACGCCATTTGCGCCGACAGAGGAACTAAAGCCGCAGCAACAAGAGGAACCTGAAACTGTTTTAATTTTGTCGGATACATAA
- the LOC124181770 gene encoding protein germ cell-less isoform X1 — MGVYASRIASVSNIAVNSVYRTRKRKCIEEDEFDPDSEFIDRTLQTPKKRKLLTTAQYIYKTLFQEEKGSDVTVLMLGKAWRLHKVYITQSPYFASMFSGSWREANEKVISVEITDPNITLDSLGTVLGSLYLDELSLEPRDVISILATATLFQLQSLIDQCTEIMVETTNIKTVVAYHNAAACYGVPAVKRAAKRWLEVNLLGYGWLHPEFLNEITPDLMVELIISPDLVVMQTEFCIYMMLRIWLFVHLQKKEEVVQIEEFYKNHTWSEPFLITEEGRAYAAPFKSLRMKHLLLHHQDVKILYGDNLIPPEWLNTAYKEQWHHLLRIDSNKDCGIYFHFRPRQMSEEEFSRECFRCGRCVEKGGEHIWRWTAFHFGLDLVASLDTTTLRLKRNHRIETEHIQSNHAKHNVIVKVSLVSLDEQRQVKHIQNSGMLRLSLHKNEEKLVMSLDKQLTYPLYISVNMQVVTPFAPTEELKPQQQEEPETVLILSDT, encoded by the exons ATGGGCGTTTACGCGAGCAGAATAGCGTCAGTGTCAAATATTGCAGTTAATTCGGTTTATCGTACTCGTAAACGGAAATGCATCGAAGAGGACGAATTCGATCCCGATTCGGAATTCATCGACAGGACACTTCAGACTCCTAAAAA AAGAAAATTACTGACGACTGCTCAGTACATATACAAAACATTGTTCCAAGAAGAAAAAGGCAGCGACGTTACTGTTCTGATGCTAGGCAAGGCATGGAGACTGCACAAAGTGTACATAACACAG AGTCCATACTTTGCTAGCATGTTCTCTGGCTCTTGGAGAGAAGCTAATGAAAAGGTGATAAGCGTGGAAATAACCGATCCCAATATCACTTTAGACT CTCTGGGAACTGTGCTAGGCTCTCTTTACCTCGATGAGTTAAGTTTGGAGCCTAGAGATGTTATTTCAATTCTGGCAACAGCAACATTATTCCAGCTACAAAGTTTAATCGACCAATGTACAGAAATAATGGTGGAAACAACAAACATAAAAACTGTGGTAGCTTATCATAATGCGGCTGCTTGCTATGGCGTGCCAGCTGTTAAGAGGGCTGCTAAACGATGGCTCGAAGTTAATTTACTAGGATATGGCTGGTTACATCCTGagtttttgaatgaaatcaCACCCGATCTAATGGTAGAGCTAATCATTAGTCCAGATTTGGTTGTCATGCAGACCGAATTCTGCATCTACATGATGTTGAGAATATG GTTGTTCGTCcacttacaaaaaaaagaagaagtcGTACAGATAGAAGAATTTTACAAGAATCACACTTGGTCCGAACCATTTCTAATCACAGAAGAGGGCCGAGCCTACGCTGCGCCTTTTAAATCATTGAGGATGAAACATTTACTGCTTCATCATCAAgacgtgaaaatattatatggAGATAATCTGATCCCCCCAGAATGGTTAAACACGGCTTATAAGGAGCAGTGGCATCACTTGTTGAGAATTGACTCTAACAAAGACTGTGG aatttattttcatttcagacCAAGGCAGATGAGTGAGGAGGAATTTTCACGCGAGTGCTTCAGGTGTGGTAGGTGTGTTGAAAAAGGAGGAGAACACATCTGGCGATGGACAGCGTTCCATTTTGGATTAGATCTCGTCGCTTCTTTAGACACTACCACGCTTAGGCTGAAGCGAAATCATAGAATTGAAACTGAGCATATACAGTCCAATCACGCAAAACACAATGTCATTGTTAA GGTGTCCTTGGTGTCGTTGGATGAGCAAAGACAAGTGAAACACATTCAGAATTCGGGTATGCTTCGATTATCGCTTCACAAAAATGAAGAG aaactaGTTATGTCCCTCGACAAACAGCTGACGTATCCATTGTACATATCTGTAAACATGCAGGTAGTGACGCCATTTGCGCCGACAGAGGAACTAAAGCCGCAGCAACAAGAGGAACCTGAAACTGTTTTAATTTTGTCGGATACATAA
- the LOC124180927 gene encoding tax1-binding protein 1 homolog, producing MQCCGSWNTGCCPTHHPVAVTFENLRTKYSVNEDIRVEYTLHGHVQQASTRDWLGIFPRGWSNLQQYLTFEYALVAPKTAASPNRTIIFPRMFHQEASTNTEYQLVYVTREIQVLAVSPYFRFVGDRRLDSTNYTLRIPAGRQQASSIVKQEPYIDRLAVSGWGPPRIVLSDQSLLSLRPSRGICGNPRLSSASCRSCGRPREHICGLAAGRARFLATHNASLTERVLRLEQDLALAEGAKSSLASRLRAYENFVAEMLRSLATNRRVKITDAAGKEIILQQLSENPDERKSDNDQTEEREFRQGNDPQTNQINDPHIEDLDFLRNRIPVDEYLTNEKFIPTKDDRGDGRVQWISPDDSRRKIETEKSPEENKEQVQEDEENVDRETSTDEVKDLRTKVENSNESREEIPPKVRIKEIPADVAGLTSAIGVSTADEKNEKAKIELDDENKALESKPSAIVIQGSNVKFAIIRYQ from the exons ATGCAGTGCTGCGGCAGCTGGAACACGGGGTGTTGCCCGACGCACCATCCCGTTGCCGTCACCTTCGAAAACCTCAGGACGAAGTACTCGGTGAACGAGGATATTCGCGTCGAGTACACGCTGCACGGGCAC GTACAACAAGCCTCGACCCGCGATTGGCTCGGCATTTTTCCAAGAGGATGGTCAAACCTACAGCAGTATCTCACCTTCGAATACGCCCTTGTCGCCCCGAAGACAGCGGCATCCCCTAATCGGACGATTATTTTCCCACGCATGTTTCACCAAGAG GCATCTACAAACACGGAATACCAGCTCGTCTACGTCACCAGGGAGATTCAAGTGCTCGCTGTAAGCCCCTACTTCCGGTTTGTAGGGGACCGACGGTTGGACTCGACAAATTACACTCTGCGCATTCCTGCCGGCCGACAGCAAGCTTCTTCTATCGTAAAACAGGAG CCATACATCGATCGTCTCGCAGTTTCCGGATGGGGACCACCGCGTATTGTTCTATCGGATCAGAGTCTCCTGTCGTTGCGTCCTTCCCGAGGGATTTGCGGGAACCCGCGTCTCTCCTCAGCCAGTTGCAGAAGTTGCGGGAGGCCACGAGAGCACATTTGCGGCCTCGCCGCTGGCCGC GCCCGGTTCCTGGCCACTCACAACGCCTCGCTAACTGAACGCGTTCTTCGACTCGAACAAGATCTGGCCCTTGCCGAAGGCGCCAAATCCAGTCTAGCCAGTCGGCTCCGGGCTTACGAGAATTTCGTTGCGGAAATGCTTCGCTCCTTGGCCACCAATCGTAGGGTCAAGATCACGGATGCTGCGGGAAAGGAG ATAATCCTGCAGCAGTTATCGGAAAATCCCGATGAACGGAAATCTGATAACGATCAGACCGAGGAAAGAGAATTTCGTCAGGGAAACGATCCTCAAACGAATCAGATCAATGATCCGCACATCGAGGACTTGGATTTTTTGagg AATCGAATTCCGGTCGATGAATACttgacgaatgaaaagttcATTCCCACGAAAGACGATCGAGGTGACGGACGCGTGCAGTGGATATCACCTGATGATTCCAGGCGAAAAATTGAGACTGAGAAGTCACCGGAGGAGAACAAGGAACAAGTCCAAGAGGATGAAGAGAATGTCGATCGGGAAACCTCGACCGACGAGGTTAAGGATCTGCGtacgaaagttgaaaatagcAACGAGTCCAGGGAAGAAATTCCGCCGAAAGTGCGAATCAAGGAGATACCTGCGGACGTCGCCGGTCTGACTTCCGCAATCGGAGTCTCAACCGCTGACGAGAAGAATGAGAAGGCGAAAATCGAGCTTGATGATGAGAACAAAGCTTTGGAGTCAAAACCTTCGGCGATTGTTATTCAGGGCAGCAACGTGAAATTTGCCATCATCAG ATACCAATGA